The segment AAACATTTGGGGAAGTGGTAACACAGCTTCAGCAAGTAGTTTTACATTTTACCAAGGTATATTTCCTCTTTGGTTAGGTAAAATTATCTTTAGTGCAGGAAAACTTTTAATCCTTATAAGTTTTATTTTAACTATTTTTAAACCTAATTATAAAAGATGAGTTTATTATATAAGATAGACATTGTAACAAATTTCATATGCTTATGAATACTTTTAATTTTGAGTATACTTCTTTGTATTAGAAGGAGAATATTACGTTTCTATTTATTATCCTTAGGTATTTTTTTGATAAGTATTGGTTCCTTATATCGTCTAATTTTTCATTCTATATTTCTTTCCAAATTAACACTTAGTGAGATTAAGAATATACTTTCTATTGACAAAATACCATTAGCATGGTATCTGGATAGTATTATAATAAATTGTGGAATGCTTTTGGTAGTTATAGGTTTTGCGTTAATAGTATTTGTAAAAGAAAAAGAATAAATGCCAAAATCACATCCAATGAATGTAATTTAAATACTATACAACTTTGCCTATGATATACTATAAATGGGGAGTTAAACATGATATTGTTTTTCTTATAGTTATTGCTTTATTCTCTTTATACGCCAATATAAAAACTTTCAATGAGGTTCCTTTACTTTTGCCTCGATGGATTGAAATACTGGGGTATCTAGTAACTATAGGTATAATTTGGTCATATAAAAATTACCTAAAAGAAGAAAAATTACGAAAGGCTTGCTTTTGCTTATTGATTGGATTTATATTTAGTGGAATAAAAAGACTAATTGATACCCCCCTGTTTATAACCAGATTGCTTAGTGTGATAGGTATATTTTTTTCTATTATTGCTATTATGTTTGTAATATTTTTTAAAAAGAGTTAATGTAAGAGAAAAAGAGTCAGGTTCTGATAGACTGTTGAAAAAAGGCTACAAAAAGAAAAAAAATGGTATATGAATTTATGAAAATTTTGCCAAAGATACAAAAAAATAATTGTATGTTAGCCAGCTTATAGCTGACTGGGTAGATTCTAATCAGAGAAGAAGAGCAGTCCTTGGATTGCGTTGTTATTGGCATTTGAAGATGAAGGAACATAATAGGTCAATACTTGAAGTTGAAGACGTCCAGCATGTAATTTTTCAGATAATGCCTTTTGTAATAATACACCTCTGGTTTTAACCTGATGCAGCAAATAAGCAATTTTAGTCGTTTTTTTATATTTCCTTTTGTTTTTTACTTACAGGTTTAGTTATTAATGTAATTGCTGAAAGTAGAGAGGTTTTATGTGTTTCTATTGGAATGATACCGTTAGCTGTTTTAGCTTGGTTTTTTTATTCATCACTTCTTTTTATAATTTTTATATATTTTTTAACTTTGGTCGTTGCTTATTTAATAAGCTACTTTAAGAAGATGAGGAAAGCTTAAATTTGATACAAAAAGATTATCTGTTCCTCTATATGCTCCTTTTTATGGATTTATCTTTATAGTGTTTTATAAATCGCTTTATTATAGTACATTACGGGTTTTTGTATGGCAAATAAGGATTTAGGAAAATAATCTTTCTTGACGAAGACAGATAAATGGTATATTTCTTTAAAAAGCGAGAGTGGCGGAATTGGCAGACGCGCCAGACTTAGGATCTGGTGGGTAACACCGTGCGGGTTCGAGTCCCGCCTCTCGCACCAAATAAGGAGAAATTATGGAAGTTCGAGTAGAGGAGATTAGTCCAGCAAAACGAAGGTTGGAAATAATTGTACCTAAAGAAAGGGTAGAAAGTAAAATTAATGCACTTTATGAAAATTTAAGAAAAAAAGCAAAGATAAAGGGATTTCGACCAGGTAAAGCACCAATGGCACTAATTAAATCCCTTTATCGAAATGAAGTGCTTAATCAAGCATTAACTGATCTTATTGAACAAACTTATCCTGAAGCATTAAAAGAAGTTAAAATTATTCCTTTAAAAGAAACAAGTATTGAGCCTGATAATATTACTGAGGGTGAGGCATTTAAATATGCTGTAACTATTGAAGTAATTCCAGAATTTGAACTCCCTGAATATAAGGGAGTAACAGTAGAAGTATCACCTATTGTTGTTACTGATGAAGAAATAGAGACAGAATTAAAAAGACTTCAAGAGATGCATGCTGAACTTAAAAGTATTGAAGAGAAACGTCCTTTAAAAGAAGGAGATTATGTAATTCTCGATTTTCAAGGCTATCTTGATGGACAACCTCTAAAAGACTTTAAAGCTACAGATTATATGGCAGAACTTGGGCAAAATCAGCTTCATAAAGATATTGAAAAAGAAATTTTAGGGTCTAAAGTGGGTGAGAAAAAAATAGTGAAACTTCGTTATCCTGAAGATATTAAAGATAAAAAGCTTGCTGGAAAGGAAATAGAACTTCATCTATTTATTAAAGATGCAAAAGAAAAAGTTTTACCAGCTTTGGATGACGAGTTTGCCAAAAGTCTTGGTGAATATAATAGTTTAGAAGAGTTGAAAGAAAATTTGAAAAAACAGATGTTGGAAAAAAAGGAAAAAATGAGGGAT is part of the Candidatus Desulfofervidus auxilii genome and harbors:
- the tig gene encoding trigger factor; its protein translation is MEVRVEEISPAKRRLEIIVPKERVESKINALYENLRKKAKIKGFRPGKAPMALIKSLYRNEVLNQALTDLIEQTYPEALKEVKIIPLKETSIEPDNITEGEAFKYAVTIEVIPEFELPEYKGVTVEVSPIVVTDEEIETELKRLQEMHAELKSIEEKRPLKEGDYVILDFQGYLDGQPLKDFKATDYMAELGQNQLHKDIEKEILGSKVGEKKIVKLRYPEDIKDKKLAGKEIELHLFIKDAKEKVLPALDDEFAKSLGEYNSLEELKENLKKQMLEKKEKMRDEYIKNYILNYLTEKAEIELPETLVEEELENMIDRATYFISPEARKSMDREKLKNDLRSSAERKVKAQLILSKIAKQENITAEEKEVEEEIKLMAERLRVPVEKMQTPYVINRIKTRIIGEKTLVFLKDNANIKEKNKEEN